One Terriglobales bacterium genomic window, GCCGAGGCGGAGATCGCGCGCGCGGTAAACCTCGCCCATGCCTCCGGCGCCGAGGACCTGGAGGATTTCGTAGGCGCCGAAGCGTGTCCCCGGGGACAAGGCGGACGCGGCTACGGCCGGAGTGAGCGGCGGATTCATGTCCGGGTTGGGTCGGCGGACCAGCGGCGCTGGGCCTGGGGCAGGGCACCCTGATGAGCCGCGTTTTAGAATACCGTAACTACGAGGGGATATGGACATTCGATCGTTGCAGCGCCCGCTGAAGGACCGCTACCGGCAGGACCCGAACAGCTCCCGCATCACGCTGACCGCGCGCGGTTCGCAGACGGCTGCGCCGATTGCCTGCTCAGTGGACCTGGGCCGCGCCATCTACCAGGCGCAGGCACACCAGGGCGTGGGCGGCGCGGGCAGCGGCGCCTGCTCCGGCGACCTGCTGCTGGGCGCCCTGGCGGCATGCGCGCAGATTACGTGCCAGATGGTGGCAGCAGCGATGGGCGTGCCGACGGAAAGCATCGATGTGCGGGTGGACGGCGACCTGGACCTGCGGGGAACACTGGGCATGTCGAAGGAAGTGCCGGTGGGATTCGGGAGCATCCGGGTGAAGTTCGACATCCGGGCGCCGCAGGCGACCGCGGAGCAGCGGAAAGCGCTGCAGGAAAAAACCGAACAGTACTGCGTGGTGATGCAGACGCTGCTGAAGCCGCCGAAGATCGAGAGCGAGTGGGCGGAGTGAGTTGCCGCGCTACGGCAATGCTCTTGCGCTGACCAGAAAGAGGCGGTTTTTTACGAGGTCGGCTGCGCCACCCTGTGCGACGAGACCGAGTGGCCAGCCGGCGGCACCACGGGTCTTGCAGGGACTTGGCTGCCCCCAGGGATTCGAACCCCGATATGCTGATCCAGAGTTACGAGTCAGCCGAGGCCGAATTCATGGCAACGCCGTTCTAATTCAGTCACTTGCGTAACCGCAAGCCCGCACGGAAGCGCCGCGTTCGAAGTTTCGAAAAATCGCGTGTTGGCGCATAGGGACTCGGAGCGCATGACACAGTGATGGCACAGGAAAATTGACAACTTTAGGCCGCTGAGGTAGCATCTACGTTTGTACGCACATTGTACATACAGGAGTAGACGATGGCGACAGCGGTTAAGAAGCGGTCGACGGCGAAATCGGAGAGGATCAACTTCCGTGTATCGGCGGCTGAGGAGCGCCTGATCCGGCTTGGAGCGGAGAAAAGAGGCGAGAAGGTGACCCGCTTCATTGTGCAAAGCGCATGTGCCGCCGCCGAAGTGGCTCTGGCTGACCAGAAACACTTCGAACTCGCTCCCGCCCAGTTTGCCCGGTTCGCGGACGCGCTCGACCGGCCTGCAAAGGTCATCCCCTCCCTGCAGAAACTGTTCGCACAGAAGTCGGTTCTTGAGCGCTGATTGAACGAATCGCGAACAAAGCCGCCTCTTTCAGCGGTCGAATTGCTGACCTCTGATCACGACGTGAGTGATTTTGACTGCGGCAAGCATGTCTCACTAACCGACTGGCTCAAGCGCTTTGCGCGCATGAATCAGTCGAGCGGAGATACGCGCACCTACGTCGTTCATCGAAATCGGAAGGTCGTGGGCTACTACTCGCTTGCTCCTGGCAGCGTCTCAAGAAAGGAAGCGGCTGTTCGGGCACGCAAGTCGGCCCCAGAGCCGGTTCCCATCGTGCTGCTCGCGCGTCTCGCCATTGACAAGGCAGAGCAGGGCCAAGGGCTTGGCTCTGCTCTGCTGAAAGACGCATTGCAGCGCGCATACGCGGGGGCGGAGATCATCGGTGGCCGTGCTGTCCTAGTGCACGCCATTGACGCCGAAGCCGCTGCCTTCTACCGCAAGTACGGATTCGAGAGTTGCCCCGGCCTGGAACTGCACCTCATGCTGCTGATGAAGGACCTGCGGACCACGCTTGGCGTCTGACAAAAACGGTGAATGTCTCGCGAGATTCTCGGTTAAAGGCATCGCGCAGCCCCTTCCTTTAACCCATTTCCCTCTCCCATTCCCCTTAGCCATTCCTCCGATCAATCCGAAGTCTTCTGCAGAGGTGTGTACCTATGGTTGAAGGGCAACTGCCCATCCCTGAGCTCGTCGCGACGCGACGTGCGGCCCAAATCCAAGGCGCGAGAGTGGAATGTCAAAACGCGATGGGCCATTCGGATGTGAAGACGGCCATGACGTACCAGCACCCTGAATTGAATGTCGTGCGCGAGGCAATCAATGCGCGGCAAATTTCAGGGCACGTTTTGGGGCACAGGTCGGACACGACCGGAAGAGTGAACTAGCGAGTGATTGAAAAGTTTGGCTGCCCCCCAGGGATTCGAACCCCGATATGCTGATCCAGAGTCAGCTGTCCTACCATTGAACGAGGGGGCAGCGCGCAGCCACAGGAGCGTACCGCGGAAAATGGCGCGCCGGGCAGTGTTCGAGTTCGATTCTAAGCTGCGGCGTGGGGATGGTCAACCTGACGGCCGCGCCAGCAGCGGGTGACGTAACGTTGATTGTGTAAAAAGCGAGAGGGTGTAAGTTGGCTTTGCCTAGCAAGCGAAGCCGTTCCTGGAAAGGAGACCTACACCCGATGGCGAAGATAATCCGGATTGAGGAGCATTTCCAACATTTTCT contains:
- a CDS encoding OsmC family protein, with product MDIRSLQRPLKDRYRQDPNSSRITLTARGSQTAAPIACSVDLGRAIYQAQAHQGVGGAGSGACSGDLLLGALAACAQITCQMVAAAMGVPTESIDVRVDGDLDLRGTLGMSKEVPVGFGSIRVKFDIRAPQATAEQRKALQEKTEQYCVVMQTLLKPPKIESEWAE
- a CDS encoding DUF1778 domain-containing protein, producing the protein MATAVKKRSTAKSERINFRVSAAEERLIRLGAEKRGEKVTRFIVQSACAAAEVALADQKHFELAPAQFARFADALDRPAKVIPSLQKLFAQKSVLER
- a CDS encoding GNAT family N-acetyltransferase gives rise to the protein MNESRTKPPLSAVELLTSDHDVSDFDCGKHVSLTDWLKRFARMNQSSGDTRTYVVHRNRKVVGYYSLAPGSVSRKEAAVRARKSAPEPVPIVLLARLAIDKAEQGQGLGSALLKDALQRAYAGAEIIGGRAVLVHAIDAEAAAFYRKYGFESCPGLELHLMLLMKDLRTTLGV